GTACGCGTGGTTCTCGCTGTCGACGCGCACCAGCCCGACCGGCCTCTACGACGGCGTCACGCCCAACGCCACCGGTGTCGCCTACCGCTCGGCCGCCTGATCCCCGATCCCCTGCCGCCGCCGCGTGTTCCCGTGGAGGAGCGATGCGCAAGTCCCTGTGCGCGGTGATCGCCGTGATCGCCGCGCTCGTCGTGGTCACCCCGCCGACCGCCGCCGCGGCCGACCACACCGTCACCTTCGTCAACCGGTCGGGCCGGCCGGTGTGGATCGGCAGCACCGTCAACGCCGACGGCTCCCGCGCCCTCACCGGCCTGCCCACCCTCCAGAACGGCCAGTCGGCCACCATCACCATTCCCGAGTCGACCGCCCCGCACCACTGGCGCGGCAAGTTCTTCGCCCGCCAGGACTGCACCGGCACGCCGGGCAGCACGTTCCGCTGCCGGGTCGCCGACTGCGGCCCGTGGGCCGACCGCTGCACCACCGGTGAGCAGCCGGCGAGCCTGGCCGAGTTCAACTTCGACCGGAACGACTGGTTGGCGCCCTGGTACAACGTCAGTTACGTCAACGCGTTCTCCCTGCCGATCACGATCGAGGCGCGCGACGGGGTGACCCCGCCGGGCTCCACCGAGTGCACGGCGGTCGGCTGCCCGGAGAACCTGCTGCCGTACTGCCCGCCGGAGAACCTGACCCGCTGGGCCGACGGCAGGCCGATGCTGTGCACCAACCCGGACCGCGACGCGCGGACCGCGTACAGCAACGCGCTGTCGTCCCGCTGCCCCAAGGCATACGCCTGGTCGAAGCACGACACCGAGCCGGGCAACCAGGTCGTCCGCCAGTGCCGGCAGTGCACCGGTTTCACCGTGACGTTCCACCCGGTGCCGTAGCGCCGGGGCGTCCCGCGGTGGCCCGGTCGGCCCACCGCGGGACCGAACGGCCGCCTCCCGGGGCGCACCGGTGCGGGCGGCGCGCCGCCGGCGGGCGCGGACGGCCCTACGATCGGGTCGCGGGTCCGGTCGACGGCGGGAGGCGGCGTGGAGTTCCAGGACGTGGTGCGGCGCAGGCGGATGGTGCGCGCGTTCACCGACGAGCCGGTGTCCGACGAGAGCGTGCGGCGCATCATGCGCAACGCGCTGCGCGGACCGTCGGCCGGGTTCTCCCAGGGCCAGGCGTTCCTGGTGCTGCGGGGCGAGGAGAAGGAGCGCTTCCACGACCTGGTGCGGCCCTGGACGGCCCGGTCCGCGAGGACCGCGCCGGTACTGGTGGTCCCGTTCGCGGTCAAGGACGCCTACCTCGACCGGTACGCCCAGCCCGACAAGGGGTGGACCGACCGCGGCGAGGAGCACTGGCCGGTGCCGTTCTGGTACGTCGACACGGGCATGGCGGTGCTGCTGATCCTCCAGACCGCGGTCGACGAGGGGCTGGGCGCGGTGTACTTCGGCATCGGCGCCGAGGACGTCGACGCGGTGCGCGAGGCGTTCGGCGTGCCCGCCGACCACGAGCCGATCGGGGCCGTCGCGATCGGGCACGGCGCCGAGGAGGGCGTGTCCCCCGGCGCGTCGCCGAACACCCGCGGTCGCAGGCCGTTCGACGAGGTCGTCCACTTCGGACGGTGGTGAGGGCCGCTCACCCCGTCGCCGGCCCACCCGTCGCCAGGCCGTCGAGCAGCGCCTGGACGCGGGCGGTGTCGTCCGGGCGGTCCTGGGCCTCGTAGCACTCCAGGGCCTCCCGCCACGCGGCGCGGGCGTCGTCGACCTGCCCGAGGGCGGCGTGCGGGTGGCCGAGGTGTTCGAGCGTGTCGGCCACCTGGTAGGTGTTGCCGATCTCGCGGAACAGCACCAGCGCCCGCCGGTAGTGCTCCACGGCCGGGGCGTGCTCGCCGGTGTGGTGGTCGATGTAGCCGAGGCTGTCGAGGGTGTCCGCCTCGCCCTCCGGGTTGTCGTGGCGGCGGTGCAGGTCCAGGGCCGCCCGGCAGTGCTCGCGGGCGCGGTCGTGCCGACCGAGCTGCGCCGCGTACCAGCCGACCATGTTGAGCGCGTTCGCCTCCCACGCCGGGTTGCCGAGCGTGCGGTAGAGGTCCAGGGCGCGGGTGGCGTGGTCGAGCGCCTTGCCGTCGTCGCCGCCGCGCGACCACGTCCAGGCCAGCACCTGGTGGATGTGCGCCTGGTTGGTCGGGTCGTGCTCCTCGGCCAGGGCGAGCGCCTGGTGCAGGTGGCGGACCGCCTCGTCGTGCTGCCGGAGGGCGGCGTGGGAGCGGCCCAGGTTGCGGTGCACCCGGATGCGGGCCGCCGGGTCGTCCGACTGCCCGGCGGCGACCAGTCCGGACCGCCACACGGCCAACTGCTCCTCCAGGTGCCCCCGGCGGTTGTGGAACGTGGTCAGGTTCCACGCCAGCTGCCACACCGCCCGGTGCTGCCCGCCCGCCGCGGCGCTCTGCTGGGCGGCGAGCAGGCACCGGTGCTCGGTGTCCAGCCAGGCCAGCGCCTCGGCGGTGTCGGCGAGCGGCTGCGGCTCACCGCCCGGTTCGGCCGGGTCCGGTTCGACCAGCTCGCGGTGCGGGTCCAGCAGGCGGTCCGCGGCGTGGGTGGTGTGCAGGTAGAAGTCGACGACGCGGCGCAGCGCGCGGCGGCGGGCGGAGTCCGGCAGGTCGCGCGCGGTGCCGGCGGCGTAGGCGCGGATCAGGTCGTGCATCGCGTACCGGCCGCGGTCGTCGCGGGTGAGCAGCGACGCCTGTTCCAGCCCGCGCAGCGCCGTGCCCGCGCGGGCCGGGGACAGGCCGGTGAGGGCCGCCGCGGCGGGCAGCGCGATGTCGGGCCCGGGGGCGATCCCGAGCAGGCCGAACACCTCGCGCTCCTCCGCGGTCAGCGCCTGGTGCGACCAGGACAGCACGGTCGGCAGGCTGGCCGCGGGGTCGCTGTCGGCCAGCGCGTCGAGGCCCAGGTCGCGCAGTTCGGCGGCGAACGTGGCCAGCGGCAGGCGGGGGTGCGCGTAGGCGCGGGCGGCGATGACGCCGAGGGCGAGCGGGAACCCGTTGCACAGGGCGATCAGCTCGTCCACCGCGTGGGCCTCGGCCACGACCCGGTCCGCGCCCAGGCGGCGGGCCAGCAGGTCGCGCGACTCGTCGTGGGACAGCACGTCGAGGTCGAGGTGGCCGGCGCCGTGGGCGGTGGTGAGGCTGAGCAGCCTGCTGCGGCTGGTGACGAGCACGGTGCAGGACCGGCCGCCGGGCAGCAGCGGCACGACCTGCGCGGCGCCGGCGGCGTTGTCCAGCACGATCAGCATCCGCCGGTCGGCGACCATGCCGCGCAGCAACGCCGTCTGCGCGTCCGGGCCGGACGGAATGCGGCCCGGTTCGACGCCCAGCGCGTCGAGGAACCCGCGCACCGCGACGGCGGGCGGCATGGGTTCGCTCTCCGGGCTGAAGCCGCGCAGGTCGACGAACAGCTGGCCGTCCGGGAAGCGGTGGGCGTGCTGGTGCGCCCAGTGGAGCGCCAGCCAGGTCTTGCCGATGCCGCCGGTGCCGCCGATCGCGGAGATCACCACGGTGCCGGCGTCGACGTCGTCCAGCGCGGCGGTGAGGGCGGCGAGTTCCCCTGCGCGGCCGATGAACGAGCGGGGCGGGGCGGGCAGCTGGCGCGGCACGACGGCCGCAGGCTGCGGGGTGACGGGCTCGACGGTCCCGACGGGTTCGGCGTCGAGCAGCCGCCGGTGCAGGTCGCGCAGCGCGGCGCCGGGGTCGGTCCCCAGTTCCTCGGCCAGCCGGGAGCGGACCCGCTCGTAGTGGGCCAGCGCCTCGGCGTGACGACCGCCGCGGGCCAGGGCGAGCAGGTACTGGGCGGCCACGCGCTCGTCCAGCGGGTGCTCGGCGGTGCGGGCGGCCAGCTCCGGCAGCAGGTCGGTGTGCCGCCCGAGGCGCAGCGCCAGGTCGGTGCGCTCCAACTCGGCGATCCACCGCTCGCCGTCGACCATGTCCCGTGCCGCGACGACCCACGGCGTGTCCAGCCCGCTGAACGCCTCGCCGCGCCACAACCCGAGCGCCTCGTCGATCGCGCCGAACCCCGCTGCGGGCTCGGGTGCCGAGCGGGCGCGGGCGAGCAGGTCGCGGAACCGGTGCAGGTCCACGCGCGCCGGGTCGACCTCCAGCACCCAGCCGCCGGACCGGTGCACGATGGCGACGTCGCCCAGGTCGGCAAGGGCGGCGCGCAGACGTGACACGTACGAGTGGAGGTTGCTCTTGCCGCGCAGCGGCACCCGAGCACCCCACACCCGGTCGAGCAACTGGTCGGCGGTGACGACCCGGTTGGCGTCGACCAGCAGCGCCGCCAACACGCACTGCTGCCGGGCGTGCCCCACGTCCAGCCGCCGGTCCCCCGCCCGGGCCTCGACCGGGCCCAGCACCCTCAGCTCTCCCACGACCGACCTCTCATCGGTGATCATGTCCCCCTCGCGGGTGAAGGCATACCAGTTCCGGGCAGTGCGGCGCAGGTCGGGCACGACGTCACCGGGGACGTGGTCACAGGAGTGGCGGCCCGGGAGAGCGATAGGAATTCGCCGAGAAGACCGAATCCGGCGCCGAACAAGTCGAAACTTTTCGGACAGTTTATCGCAATACTTTCGGAAGGCGGACTACGCCGTTCGCGCTATCGGAATACCTCCGCGTGCTTAATCCACAACTGTCGAACACACTGTCTCAACTGGGCATACACGCAGCACTTCACTCTGGGAGCGATCCCGGACAACGTCGACAAACTGCACGTCGAACACGATCCAGACGACGGTTCACACCCCAGGCATCCGCAAGATGCGGCCAGATCGACGCTTGCCAGCCCTACATGTTTCGGTCAATACTGCTAAAAGTTTCAGGGACTGGGCTGTCAATCCCGACCAACCCCCACCTGGCGAACCAACAGGTGCTCCCCCAGAAGGTGCCAATCATGAAGCTGACATCGAGGTCAGTGCTACGGGCCGCGCTCGTGTCGACCCTCGTCGCCGCCACGACCGGCGCGACGGTGCTCCTGGCCACGTCCGCCAGTGGTGCCGCCTCGACGCTCGCCGCGGCGGCGCAGCAGAGCGGCCGCTACTTCGGCACGGCCGTGGCGGCGAACAAGCTCTCGGACTCGACCTACGTGGGCATCCTCAACCGCGAGTTCGACATGGTCACCGCCGAGAACGAGATGAAGATGGACGCGACGGAACCCCAACGCGGCCAGTTCTCCTACGGCAACGCCGACCGCATCGTCAACCACGCCCGCAACCAGGGCATGCGCGTGCGGGGCCACGCCCTGGCCTGGCACTCCCAGCAGCCCGGCTGGATGCAGTCCATGGAAGGCGCCACCCTGCGCTCCGCCATGCTCAA
This region of Saccharothrix longispora genomic DNA includes:
- a CDS encoding nitroreductase family protein — translated: MEFQDVVRRRRMVRAFTDEPVSDESVRRIMRNALRGPSAGFSQGQAFLVLRGEEKERFHDLVRPWTARSARTAPVLVVPFAVKDAYLDRYAQPDKGWTDRGEEHWPVPFWYVDTGMAVLLILQTAVDEGLGAVYFGIGAEDVDAVREAFGVPADHEPIGAVAIGHGAEEGVSPGASPNTRGRRPFDEVVHFGRW
- a CDS encoding thaumatin family protein, with product MRKSLCAVIAVIAALVVVTPPTAAAADHTVTFVNRSGRPVWIGSTVNADGSRALTGLPTLQNGQSATITIPESTAPHHWRGKFFARQDCTGTPGSTFRCRVADCGPWADRCTTGEQPASLAEFNFDRNDWLAPWYNVSYVNAFSLPITIEARDGVTPPGSTECTAVGCPENLLPYCPPENLTRWADGRPMLCTNPDRDARTAYSNALSSRCPKAYAWSKHDTEPGNQVVRQCRQCTGFTVTFHPVP
- a CDS encoding AfsR/SARP family transcriptional regulator is translated as MITDERSVVGELRVLGPVEARAGDRRLDVGHARQQCVLAALLVDANRVVTADQLLDRVWGARVPLRGKSNLHSYVSRLRAALADLGDVAIVHRSGGWVLEVDPARVDLHRFRDLLARARSAPEPAAGFGAIDEALGLWRGEAFSGLDTPWVVAARDMVDGERWIAELERTDLALRLGRHTDLLPELAARTAEHPLDERVAAQYLLALARGGRHAEALAHYERVRSRLAEELGTDPGAALRDLHRRLLDAEPVGTVEPVTPQPAAVVPRQLPAPPRSFIGRAGELAALTAALDDVDAGTVVISAIGGTGGIGKTWLALHWAHQHAHRFPDGQLFVDLRGFSPESEPMPPAVAVRGFLDALGVEPGRIPSGPDAQTALLRGMVADRRMLIVLDNAAGAAQVVPLLPGGRSCTVLVTSRSRLLSLTTAHGAGHLDLDVLSHDESRDLLARRLGADRVVAEAHAVDELIALCNGFPLALGVIAARAYAHPRLPLATFAAELRDLGLDALADSDPAASLPTVLSWSHQALTAEEREVFGLLGIAPGPDIALPAAAALTGLSPARAGTALRGLEQASLLTRDDRGRYAMHDLIRAYAAGTARDLPDSARRRALRRVVDFYLHTTHAADRLLDPHRELVEPDPAEPGGEPQPLADTAEALAWLDTEHRCLLAAQQSAAAGGQHRAVWQLAWNLTTFHNRRGHLEEQLAVWRSGLVAAGQSDDPAARIRVHRNLGRSHAALRQHDEAVRHLHQALALAEEHDPTNQAHIHQVLAWTWSRGGDDGKALDHATRALDLYRTLGNPAWEANALNMVGWYAAQLGRHDRAREHCRAALDLHRRHDNPEGEADTLDSLGYIDHHTGEHAPAVEHYRRALVLFREIGNTYQVADTLEHLGHPHAALGQVDDARAAWREALECYEAQDRPDDTARVQALLDGLATGGPATG